Proteins encoded within one genomic window of Halocatena marina:
- the dapF gene encoding diaminopimelate epimerase, with protein sequence MISVSKYHGTGNDFIVVDAAIPVPDRRAFAIEHCDRETGINHPDTESNGADGVLFLALEDQYSPPRVVMTLVQPDGSVAEMCGNGARCAAAWAARKTDADELMVDTQAGTRRAIIEDETVRVEMGHTTFLPDKVPLARESPLVEEDVEGLTVTAVNTGVPHAVAFVDDVNSVDLERVGPLVRNASVFPSGANVTLASARSDRDTTPLDSDSDAVAVFDQRTFERGVEGETDSCGTGAVAIAAVADRQGFLPDEGPITVCPPGGDLEVSLSAGVATLSGPVVRECSTDLSVADPRRIS encoded by the coding sequence ATGATCTCTGTATCGAAGTACCATGGAACCGGAAACGACTTCATTGTCGTCGATGCCGCAATCCCCGTCCCTGACCGACGGGCATTCGCCATCGAGCATTGCGACCGCGAGACGGGTATCAACCATCCTGACACCGAATCCAACGGCGCGGACGGCGTGTTGTTTCTCGCACTAGAAGACCAGTATTCTCCTCCACGGGTCGTTATGACACTCGTGCAACCGGACGGGAGTGTGGCAGAAATGTGTGGCAATGGTGCGCGCTGTGCGGCCGCGTGGGCGGCTCGAAAGACCGATGCGGACGAACTGATGGTTGATACACAGGCCGGAACTCGCCGAGCGATCATCGAGGACGAGACTGTTCGTGTCGAGATGGGCCACACCACATTCTTACCCGATAAGGTACCGTTGGCACGCGAATCACCACTCGTTGAGGAAGATGTCGAGGGACTCACTGTTACAGCTGTCAATACGGGCGTCCCGCACGCCGTCGCGTTCGTTGACGACGTAAATAGCGTGGATCTCGAGCGAGTCGGTCCGCTAGTTCGCAACGCTTCGGTGTTTCCATCCGGAGCGAACGTAACGCTCGCGTCAGCGCGATCCGACAGAGACACTACACCCCTCGATTCGGATTCCGACGCCGTCGCCGTCTTCGATCAACGAACGTTCGAGCGCGGTGTCGAAGGTGAGACTGACTCCTGTGGCACGGGGGCAGTAGCGATCGCCGCTGTGGCGGACAGACAGGGATTCCTTCCGGACGAGGGGCCGATCACTGTTTGTCCGCCCGGTGGCGACCTCGAAGTGTCGCTTTCTGCTGGGGTTGCGACACTCTCGGGCCCCGTTGTGCGCGAGTGCTCGACAGACCTTTCGGTGGCCGATCCCCGTCGTATTAGCTGA
- a CDS encoding DUF6516 family protein, with translation MVPAVTEDELDGYRGQQRYPDDTVVRVFCMRTTDETYASGWAYKLHYGVLEPTEETLDDGTIRRYDNSHEDTKGHELHVAPDPEPEIIEFPGMVELWNRFWTEVPNDEFEVP, from the coding sequence ATGGTTCCAGCGGTTACGGAAGACGAACTTGATGGTTACAGAGGACAACAACGCTATCCCGATGATACAGTCGTCCGTGTGTTCTGCATGCGGACGACAGACGAAACGTATGCGTCTGGCTGGGCATACAAACTTCACTACGGCGTGCTTGAACCAACCGAAGAAACACTCGATGATGGCACGATACGACGATACGACAACTCACACGAGGACACGAAGGGGCACGAGCTGCATGTTGCTCCCGACCCCGAACCAGAGATTATCGAGTTTCCAGGCATGGTCGAGTTGTGGAATCGATTCTGGACTGAAGTGCCAAACGACGAATTCGAGGTCCCGTAA
- a CDS encoding DUF5518 domain-containing protein has translation MILNAIIGAVVTVLSSFAIGPLAPILGGSVAGYLQRREGLSVGALSGVIASLPLVLLVLFAGAFFLFVPDQMLAGVGLFVVGAVFVVTLLLSALLGALGGYLGVYVRSEITH, from the coding sequence ATGATCCTCAACGCCATCATTGGTGCGGTCGTGACCGTTCTCTCATCGTTCGCCATCGGCCCGCTCGCTCCAATTCTCGGCGGGAGTGTCGCTGGGTATCTTCAGCGGCGGGAGGGTCTCTCGGTCGGTGCACTCTCTGGCGTCATCGCATCGCTCCCGCTCGTGCTGTTGGTCCTCTTTGCTGGCGCGTTCTTTCTCTTTGTTCCCGATCAGATGTTGGCCGGAGTGGGTCTCTTCGTCGTAGGCGCTGTCTTCGTGGTTACACTCCTCCTCAGCGCACTACTCGGCGCGCTGGGTGGCTACCTCGGAGTGTACGTCAGATCGGAGATAACACACTAA
- a CDS encoding NYN domain-containing protein, with amino-acid sequence MPPLHSNQRVAVLADAQNLYHSAHSLFSRNVDYAALLEEAVHDRDLVRAIAYVIRAHSPDEERFFEALADIGFETKSKDLKTFEDGTKKADWDVGLSLDAVTLAQHVDAIVLCTGDGDFTRLCWHLRHEGVRVEVMSFRPSTADDLVDAADSFVDLADDAYLL; translated from the coding sequence ATGCCGCCGCTACATTCGAATCAGCGCGTCGCCGTGCTTGCTGACGCGCAGAATCTCTATCACAGCGCTCACAGTCTCTTCTCGCGGAATGTCGATTATGCTGCGTTGCTTGAGGAAGCAGTACACGACCGCGATCTCGTGCGTGCCATCGCGTACGTCATCCGTGCGCATTCTCCCGACGAGGAACGGTTTTTCGAAGCGCTCGCGGACATCGGATTCGAGACGAAAAGCAAGGACCTGAAGACGTTCGAGGATGGGACAAAGAAGGCAGACTGGGACGTCGGCTTGAGTCTCGACGCCGTCACGCTTGCACAGCACGTCGATGCGATCGTTCTCTGTACTGGTGATGGGGACTTTACGCGACTGTGTTGGCACCTCCGCCACGAAGGCGTCCGCGTCGAAGTCATGAGCTTTCGCCCATCGACCGCAGACGATCTCGTCGATGCCGCTGACTCGTTCGTCGATCTCGCAGACGACGCGTACCTCCTTTAA
- a CDS encoding M20 family metallopeptidase codes for MAFDSLAFHEQAVRTPSHESVQAMRELLVETIRDHGPEPTVEAGNTLATKYGSKSGPHVVLNTHIDTVPPHVPVQREDDIVYGRGACDAKGPLAALLAAFFACDPSRGRLTIAITPDEETTSAGAAALDVDGDRYIVGEPTGLDVCTAAKGRFEGTITIHGSNAHAAEPKVGVNAVAGAESVLASLRTFDENGSDEHPALGTPTLTPTVIRGGSAVNQIPDDCTITLDRRSVPPETSDGFERALNEHLEEHADTACEFSLTDRETPFLEAFATDDDSDLVREMCAAGGGDVRPFTAATEASYFAPAPTVVFGPGVLADETGAVAHADREYVRRSEIERASEIVHGTLCALLC; via the coding sequence ATGGCGTTCGACTCTCTCGCATTTCATGAGCAGGCAGTACGAACGCCGTCGCACGAGTCTGTGCAAGCGATGCGTGAACTACTCGTTGAGACGATTCGTGACCACGGCCCGGAGCCGACGGTCGAAGCGGGCAACACGCTTGCGACGAAATACGGCTCGAAGAGCGGCCCACACGTCGTTTTAAACACACATATCGACACTGTTCCACCCCACGTTCCCGTCCAGCGAGAGGACGACATCGTCTACGGTCGTGGTGCGTGTGATGCGAAGGGGCCGCTCGCTGCACTCCTCGCTGCGTTCTTTGCTTGCGATCCATCTCGTGGACGGCTCACGATCGCCATCACTCCCGACGAGGAGACGACGTCAGCGGGGGCAGCGGCACTCGACGTGGATGGTGATCGATACATCGTCGGTGAGCCGACTGGTCTCGACGTGTGTACCGCCGCCAAAGGACGATTCGAGGGAACAATAACGATTCATGGCTCGAACGCTCACGCGGCCGAACCAAAAGTGGGGGTAAACGCGGTCGCTGGCGCTGAGAGCGTGCTCGCTTCCCTCCGCACGTTCGACGAGAATGGATCTGATGAGCATCCCGCACTCGGTACGCCGACCCTCACACCGACCGTTATTCGTGGCGGATCCGCCGTGAACCAGATTCCGGATGACTGTACCATCACCCTCGATCGTCGGAGCGTTCCACCCGAAACGTCAGACGGATTCGAGCGCGCGCTGAACGAACATCTCGAAGAACACGCAGACACAGCGTGTGAATTCTCGCTGACTGACCGCGAAACACCGTTTTTAGAGGCGTTTGCGACAGACGACGACAGCGATCTCGTCCGGGAAATGTGTGCAGCCGGTGGAGGAGACGTGCGACCGTTCACAGCGGCGACTGAGGCGTCGTATTTCGCTCCAGCGCCGACGGTCGTATTTGGTCCCGGCGTCCTCGCAGACGAAACGGGCGCAGTGGCACACGCCGACAGAGAGTACGTCCGACGCTCTGAGATCGAGCGTGCGAGCGAAATCGTCCACGGAACGCTCTGTGCGCTGCTCTGCTAA
- the purH gene encoding bifunctional phosphoribosylaminoimidazolecarboxamide formyltransferase/IMP cyclohydrolase: MMRIAGMAGNRGRNLLNIADRAPNGVEFSVVLTDNESAPVLTEAAERGIPTEVVERSGEDESRDSHEERILARLAGYDIDLVCLDGYMRVLTNTFLDSAPLTLNVHPSLLPSFKGMDAWGDALAAGVTVTGCTVHVVTEEVDGGPIVTQEPVPVYEDDTAADLKDRVLYDGEFVAYPRAVRAVAEGRVTVDDGTVHIDGDESGAFPARWIETGDRTASLRYGENPHQDAALYADTTCTEASVVHADQLNEGAKALSYNNYNDADGALNLIKEFEEPAAAVIKHTNPAGCATAETLADAYEDALATDPQSAFGGIVALNRECDATTAERIIDSFKEIVVAPGYTDAALDVLRSKENLRVLDVGDAYDQSETLVEKPLVGGRLVQERDRQQLTRDALEFVTEREPTDEQIETMLFAWSVTKHVKSNAIVFASETETVGIGMGQVSRVDAVRLAGLKADEHADGKSAAGAVMASDAFFPFPDGIETAAEHGIEAVIQPGGSVNDEDVIAAADELGMAMAFTGQRCFKHE; this comes from the coding sequence ATGATGCGCATCGCCGGTATGGCTGGAAATCGTGGACGGAACCTCCTCAACATCGCCGATAGAGCACCCAACGGAGTGGAATTCTCGGTTGTTCTCACGGATAACGAGAGCGCGCCCGTTCTCACTGAGGCTGCCGAGCGTGGAATTCCGACTGAGGTCGTAGAACGCAGCGGTGAAGACGAATCACGTGATTCCCACGAGGAACGCATTCTCGCTCGTCTCGCGGGCTACGACATCGACCTCGTCTGTCTCGACGGATATATGCGCGTGCTGACGAACACGTTCCTCGACAGTGCTCCGTTGACGCTGAACGTCCATCCGTCACTCTTGCCATCGTTCAAGGGGATGGATGCGTGGGGCGATGCGCTTGCTGCGGGCGTCACGGTGACTGGCTGTACTGTCCACGTGGTCACCGAAGAAGTCGATGGGGGGCCAATCGTTACACAAGAACCCGTCCCAGTCTACGAGGACGATACCGCTGCTGACCTGAAAGACCGCGTGCTCTACGACGGCGAATTCGTTGCATACCCGCGTGCTGTGCGAGCTGTTGCAGAGGGACGTGTGACGGTCGATGATGGCACCGTTCATATCGACGGTGACGAGAGCGGTGCGTTCCCAGCGCGGTGGATCGAAACTGGCGACCGCACTGCCTCGCTTCGGTATGGCGAGAATCCACATCAGGACGCTGCGCTCTATGCGGATACAACCTGTACGGAGGCAAGCGTGGTGCACGCTGATCAGCTGAACGAGGGTGCAAAGGCGCTGTCGTACAACAACTACAACGACGCTGACGGCGCATTAAATCTGATCAAAGAGTTCGAAGAGCCAGCGGCAGCAGTCATCAAACACACCAATCCTGCAGGCTGTGCGACGGCCGAGACACTGGCCGATGCGTACGAAGACGCACTCGCTACTGATCCACAGAGTGCCTTCGGCGGCATCGTCGCGTTGAATCGGGAATGCGACGCGACGACTGCAGAGCGGATTATCGATTCATTCAAGGAGATCGTCGTCGCCCCCGGCTACACTGACGCAGCCCTCGATGTGCTCCGCTCGAAGGAGAACCTCCGAGTGCTCGATGTGGGTGACGCCTACGACCAGTCCGAAACGCTCGTCGAAAAACCGCTTGTCGGCGGCCGACTCGTTCAAGAACGCGACCGACAGCAGCTCACGCGCGATGCTCTCGAATTTGTTACCGAGCGAGAGCCGACCGACGAACAGATCGAAACGATGCTGTTTGCGTGGTCGGTCACAAAACACGTCAAATCGAACGCCATCGTGTTCGCTTCGGAGACAGAAACCGTTGGTATTGGTATGGGTCAGGTGTCCCGGGTGGATGCGGTCCGACTCGCTGGGCTCAAAGCCGACGAGCACGCTGACGGAAAGTCCGCTGCCGGAGCGGTGATGGCCTCAGATGCTTTCTTCCCGTTCCCCGACGGAATCGAGACGGCAGCTGAACACGGTATCGAGGCCGTTATCCAACCCGGAGGCTCCGTCAATGACGAGGACGTGATCGCCGCTGCCGATGAGCTAGGAATGGCGATGGCGTTCACTGGACAGCGGTGTTTCAAACACGAGTGA
- the lysA gene encoding diaminopimelate decarboxylase — protein sequence MSSKAKANRVRRLAEWDGQQLRGLARKHGTPLYVLDPDRVRENAARLRDAFPNADVSYALKANTTRTVLEAIETSGLGAECASAGEVQRALAAGFPAERIRYTAVNPPDRDLEYVISRSQTDDFVLTIGATDTLDRVLERGYSGRLCVRVNPGVGAGHHAKVTTGDAPQFGVPYDRAADVCTSIRKEATGVDLVGIHAHAGSGISGDDLASHRELVRRMGVLGREIGALDFIAVGGGFGVPYHPDEPPLALDSVAAATRKAYGDCDAQLAIEPGRYLVADAGVLVTTVTTVKPTAETTVVGVDAGMTTLLRPALYDAHHEIRTLTPDRDGREAMSCRIVGPICETSDVFARDRSLPAPVRGDQLAVGNAGAYGYEMSSQYNSRPRPAVVTVSGETVSRRETLSDLTRLEQNN from the coding sequence ATGAGCTCGAAGGCAAAGGCGAACCGAGTGCGACGGCTGGCCGAATGGGACGGACAGCAGTTGCGAGGTCTCGCTCGAAAACACGGGACACCGTTGTACGTGCTCGATCCCGACCGCGTCCGCGAGAACGCAGCTCGGTTGCGCGATGCCTTCCCTAACGCAGACGTGAGCTACGCGCTCAAGGCGAACACAACGCGAACCGTACTCGAAGCGATCGAGACGTCGGGTCTCGGCGCGGAGTGTGCATCAGCAGGCGAGGTTCAGCGAGCGCTTGCGGCGGGGTTCCCAGCAGAGCGAATCCGCTATACGGCCGTCAATCCTCCTGATCGAGACCTCGAGTACGTCATCTCACGCTCGCAGACAGACGATTTCGTACTCACGATTGGTGCGACCGACACGCTCGACCGTGTTCTCGAACGTGGCTACTCGGGGCGACTCTGCGTACGTGTCAATCCCGGCGTCGGAGCTGGCCACCACGCGAAGGTCACGACCGGCGATGCACCGCAGTTCGGCGTTCCGTACGACCGAGCGGCTGACGTATGCACATCGATTCGCAAAGAGGCGACCGGCGTCGATCTCGTCGGCATTCACGCACACGCTGGCAGCGGTATTTCGGGCGACGACCTCGCCTCACACCGCGAACTCGTTCGACGGATGGGTGTGCTCGGTCGAGAGATTGGAGCGCTCGATTTCATCGCTGTCGGGGGCGGATTCGGGGTCCCATACCATCCCGACGAACCGCCGCTTGCTCTCGACAGCGTGGCTGCTGCGACGCGCAAAGCGTATGGCGACTGTGATGCACAGCTAGCGATCGAGCCGGGTCGATATCTCGTTGCGGACGCAGGCGTCCTCGTAACGACCGTTACGACCGTGAAACCGACAGCAGAGACGACAGTCGTCGGCGTCGATGCGGGAATGACGACGCTGCTCCGTCCTGCGCTGTACGACGCTCACCACGAGATTCGCACCCTTACCCCCGATCGAGACGGACGAGAAGCGATGAGCTGTCGCATTGTCGGTCCCATCTGTGAGACCTCCGATGTGTTCGCTCGTGATCGGTCTCTTCCCGCACCGGTGCGCGGTGACCAACTTGCGGTCGGAAACGCGGGCGCGTACGGCTACGAAATGAGTAGCCAGTACAACTCTCGACCGCGACCAGCGGTCGTCACCGTCAGTGGCGAGACCGTCTCACGACGGGAGACGCTCTCTGACCTTACCAGATTAGAACAAAATAACTAA
- the purB gene encoding adenylosuccinate lyase gives MQTLTAVSPLDGRYQSDTEPLSPYVSEAGLMRARVRVEIEYLIALSDLDATPLTIDASDRDALRELYGAFDEESAALIKQIETEGYGEFSATNHDVKAVEYFIRESFPEYGPWIHFGLTSEDVNNLAYRVLIPDAVEEVLLPDLIAVRDNLAEQADEYRDLPMLARTHGQPATPTTFGKELAVYAARLDRAIDGIRAVDLSGKLSGASGTYAAHHAAYPDVDWQAFSRAFVESLGLSHTPLATQVNPCDDLAALFDAFQRANAILLDLDRDMWLYISDRYLGQERTEGETGSSTMPHKVNPIDFENSEGNLSKANSDLSFLAGYITNSRLQRDLSDSTVKRNIGTALAHCHIGYVKLQAGLGKIVPNEKVMGEELESTPEIIGEAVQTILRREGHEDAYERIKDLTRGQRVTIDDFRALFDDLDVSEAVRRELHALTPIGYTGRASDLVEQIEDSEPQQ, from the coding sequence ATGCAGACGCTTACTGCCGTCTCGCCGCTCGACGGCCGCTATCAGTCCGACACAGAGCCGTTGTCACCCTACGTGAGTGAGGCGGGTCTCATGCGAGCGCGCGTTCGTGTCGAGATCGAGTATCTCATTGCCCTTTCCGACCTTGATGCCACGCCGCTCACGATCGACGCTAGTGATCGTGATGCGCTGCGAGAGTTGTACGGTGCGTTTGACGAGGAGAGTGCGGCACTGATCAAACAGATCGAGACGGAGGGATACGGGGAGTTTTCCGCAACGAACCACGACGTAAAGGCCGTTGAGTATTTCATTCGGGAGTCGTTTCCCGAGTACGGGCCGTGGATCCACTTCGGTCTCACGAGCGAAGACGTGAACAATCTCGCATACCGGGTGCTCATCCCGGACGCTGTCGAGGAGGTACTCCTTCCGGATCTTATCGCCGTCCGGGACAATCTCGCCGAACAGGCCGACGAGTACCGTGATCTCCCGATGCTTGCGCGAACGCACGGTCAACCCGCAACGCCGACAACGTTTGGGAAGGAACTGGCCGTCTACGCCGCCCGACTCGACCGAGCCATCGATGGGATTCGGGCGGTTGATCTCTCGGGCAAACTGTCTGGTGCGAGCGGAACGTACGCCGCCCACCACGCTGCCTATCCGGACGTGGACTGGCAAGCGTTCTCGCGTGCGTTCGTCGAGTCGCTGGGACTCAGCCATACACCGCTTGCGACGCAGGTGAACCCTTGTGACGATCTTGCGGCGTTATTCGATGCCTTCCAACGAGCCAACGCAATCCTCCTCGATCTCGATCGTGATATGTGGTTGTACATCAGCGACCGCTATCTCGGACAAGAACGCACGGAAGGCGAAACTGGGTCATCGACGATGCCCCACAAGGTTAATCCGATCGACTTCGAGAACAGCGAGGGGAACCTCTCGAAAGCTAACTCCGATCTCTCGTTTCTCGCTGGATACATCACAAACTCACGGCTCCAGCGCGATCTCTCCGATTCGACCGTCAAACGAAATATCGGAACGGCGCTCGCACATTGTCATATAGGATATGTGAAACTTCAGGCCGGACTCGGGAAAATCGTCCCGAACGAGAAAGTGATGGGTGAGGAACTGGAATCGACCCCCGAGATTATCGGTGAGGCGGTCCAGACGATTCTCCGACGGGAAGGACACGAGGATGCGTACGAGCGAATCAAAGATCTCACCCGAGGGCAACGGGTTACGATCGATGATTTCCGCGCGTTGTTCGACGATCTCGACGTGAGCGAAGCGGTCCGTCGGGAACTACACGCTCTCACGCCTATCGGCTACACTGGTCGCGCGAGCGATCTCGTGGAACAAATCGAAGACAGCGAACCACAGCAGTAG
- a CDS encoding DUF4013 domain-containing protein, producing MIEESLSYPLEDETRLNTIGLGGVIYIIVSFMSFFADIFSDQLIAIPLLLVLSIGGFALAGYSARVLRVTARGEETVPRFTDWRGLLIDGFKLTVVNIAYLLPTILTFIVAFAIGSNDGGSTTAVGYLSLAAFAIGLVALFFTPVAWTNVALTDRLSAAFEFRTIVDAALTGQYLVAVGLLVVLGAIFRLISGFLAIILVGFFILFYTQVVLSYLVGSSCGSILVEDLDESVVAE from the coding sequence ATGATTGAAGAGTCTCTGTCGTACCCGCTTGAAGATGAAACCCGACTCAATACGATCGGTCTTGGTGGTGTGATATATATTATAGTGAGTTTCATGTCTTTTTTCGCTGATATTTTTAGTGATCAGCTGATTGCGATTCCGCTGCTTCTCGTTCTCTCCATTGGTGGGTTTGCTCTCGCAGGCTACTCCGCTCGTGTGCTCCGAGTAACCGCGCGAGGAGAAGAGACGGTACCGAGATTCACTGACTGGCGAGGGTTGCTTATAGACGGCTTCAAACTGACTGTTGTCAATATTGCGTACCTGCTTCCCACCATTCTGACCTTCATCGTAGCGTTCGCCATCGGATCGAACGACGGAGGATCGACGACCGCCGTTGGTTACCTCAGTTTGGCTGCGTTCGCTATTGGACTCGTTGCGCTGTTTTTCACTCCTGTTGCCTGGACAAACGTTGCGCTCACAGATCGTCTCAGTGCGGCCTTCGAGTTCAGGACTATCGTCGACGCAGCGTTGACTGGTCAGTATCTTGTCGCCGTTGGACTCCTCGTTGTTCTCGGTGCTATCTTTCGACTCATCTCAGGATTTCTGGCCATCATCCTCGTTGGATTTTTCATCCTCTTCTACACGCAAGTCGTCCTTTCCTATCTCGTTGGAAGCAGCTGCGGATCGATTCTCGTCGAAGATCTAGACGAGAGTGTGGTTGCTGAGTGA
- the dapB gene encoding 4-hydroxy-tetrahydrodipicolinate reductase, translating into MTIVVTGASGRMGSEVLDGARERGMDAIAVSRTESTNADSKRRATSGTDAYHPDDLQSLLSEYRPDALVDFTVPEASIEFLDACVETGTPAVVGTTGFEAAELETIDRTSDRIPVLKAANFARGIQTLLALVRETAASLPQYDVELTETHHNGKRDAPSGTAKSLLEIFDEERVHGREGIQPRNEDEIGVHVRRAGNVRGEHELLFAGNDEVLTLTHRAESRHVFAAGALDAAEWVSKQKAGRYEFREVLA; encoded by the coding sequence ATGACCATCGTGGTGACGGGTGCATCGGGACGAATGGGCAGCGAGGTGCTTGATGGCGCACGCGAACGTGGAATGGATGCGATCGCCGTCTCACGAACTGAGAGCACGAACGCTGATTCAAAACGTCGTGCTACTAGTGGTACGGACGCGTATCATCCCGACGACCTCCAGTCGCTGCTATCCGAGTACAGACCGGACGCGCTCGTCGATTTTACCGTTCCGGAGGCGAGCATCGAATTCCTCGACGCGTGTGTCGAAACTGGGACACCGGCCGTCGTCGGAACCACTGGCTTCGAAGCAGCAGAGCTTGAGACGATTGACCGGACGAGTGACCGGATCCCCGTGCTGAAAGCAGCGAACTTCGCGCGAGGCATCCAGACCCTGCTCGCGCTTGTCCGCGAGACCGCTGCGTCACTTCCGCAGTACGACGTGGAACTCACCGAGACACACCATAACGGCAAGCGCGACGCTCCGAGCGGGACGGCAAAGTCGCTCCTCGAAATATTCGACGAAGAGCGCGTCCACGGTCGAGAAGGAATCCAACCACGGAACGAGGACGAGATCGGCGTTCACGTCCGCAGAGCGGGCAACGTTCGCGGCGAGCACGAGCTTCTCTTCGCTGGAAACGACGAAGTCCTCACACTAACCCACCGGGCCGAAAGCCGACATGTGTTCGCAGCGGGGGCACTCGATGCTGCCGAGTGGGTGAGTAAACAAAAAGCGGGCCGGTACGAGTTCAGAGAGGTACTTGCATGA
- a CDS encoding 2,3,4,5-tetrahydropyridine-2,6-dicarboxylate N-succinyltransferase — protein MTNLQAEITELWHQYEDGLTASDAETEAYATLEAFLDALEAGEIRAAEKRDGEWHANEWVKRGILLNFGLRDIQTHSYGNVEYHDVLSLRETDDLPERGTRNTPDGTVIRRGAYVGGDAILMSPAFVNIGAHVGDGTLVDSCDTVGSCAQIGANVKLGANTLIGGVLEPVESAPVVIEDDVSIGAGCRITSGFVVGDGCIVGENTLLTPRIPVYDLVDEQIIYGSLPPERRVFTRFVESSVGEHELFDGGAYKPAVVATDIEATTLEGTEREAALRE, from the coding sequence ATGACAAACCTACAAGCAGAAATCACGGAGTTGTGGCACCAGTACGAGGACGGGTTGACCGCGAGCGATGCGGAGACAGAGGCGTATGCAACGCTCGAGGCGTTTCTCGATGCGTTGGAAGCGGGCGAGATACGCGCCGCCGAAAAACGTGATGGAGAATGGCACGCGAACGAATGGGTCAAACGTGGTATTCTACTCAACTTCGGATTACGTGACATCCAGACGCACTCCTACGGAAACGTCGAGTATCACGATGTGCTCTCGCTCCGTGAGACGGACGATCTTCCGGAACGCGGAACACGAAACACGCCAGACGGAACGGTGATTCGACGCGGAGCGTACGTCGGAGGCGACGCCATCCTGATGAGTCCGGCGTTCGTCAACATCGGAGCACACGTTGGTGATGGGACGCTCGTCGACTCCTGTGACACTGTCGGCTCGTGCGCGCAGATCGGTGCGAACGTCAAGCTCGGTGCGAACACGCTCATCGGTGGTGTTCTCGAACCAGTTGAGAGTGCACCTGTCGTCATCGAAGACGACGTGTCGATCGGTGCGGGCTGTCGCATCACATCAGGTTTCGTCGTTGGAGATGGCTGTATCGTCGGCGAAAACACGCTGCTCACACCGCGCATCCCGGTCTATGACCTCGTCGACGAACAGATCATCTACGGGTCTCTCCCGCCCGAGCGCCGGGTGTTCACGCGCTTTGTCGAATCGAGTGTTGGCGAGCACGAACTGTTCGACGGCGGAGCGTACAAGCCAGCGGTCGTTGCGACAGATATCGAGGCGACGACACTCGAAGGAACAGAACGGGAGGCAGCCCTCCGAGAATGA
- the dapA gene encoding 4-hydroxy-tetrahydrodipicolinate synthase: protein MTQEPFTGVYPAMTTPFTENRSIDHDRLAADARRLEAAGVDGLVPVGTTGESATMSHDEHIATVETVVDAVKEIPVIAGAGSNATHEAVDLATRSAEAGADGLLLISPYYNKPEPAGMEDHYRTIADSVDLPQIVYNVPSRTGRNVAVETAVSLAQHENIVGYKAASGDIGRITEIIERTRGERFGVLSGDDALTVPMLAVGATGCISVAANVEPERVRRMVHSALDGEYDRARDFHHELGPLFRALFLETNPIPVIAAMGIRGHAPERLRAPLSPLGSENREQLTAVLSALESSSAEIEHQP, encoded by the coding sequence ATGACACAGGAACCGTTCACCGGCGTTTATCCAGCGATGACGACGCCGTTCACGGAGAATCGCAGCATCGACCACGACCGACTCGCAGCAGACGCCCGACGGCTCGAAGCCGCTGGCGTCGACGGTCTTGTTCCCGTCGGGACGACCGGCGAGAGCGCGACCATGTCTCACGACGAGCATATTGCTACCGTCGAAACTGTTGTCGATGCCGTCAAAGAGATCCCGGTCATCGCGGGAGCAGGAAGCAACGCGACGCACGAGGCGGTCGATCTCGCAACCCGCTCGGCGGAGGCGGGTGCTGATGGCTTGCTACTCATCTCGCCGTATTACAACAAGCCAGAACCGGCAGGAATGGAGGATCACTACCGGACGATTGCGGATAGCGTCGATCTCCCCCAAATTGTTTACAACGTGCCCTCACGCACCGGGAGAAACGTAGCAGTCGAGACGGCTGTTTCGCTTGCCCAACACGAAAACATCGTCGGCTACAAGGCCGCAAGCGGTGATATTGGCCGCATTACTGAAATTATCGAACGAACTCGTGGAGAGCGCTTCGGCGTCCTCTCGGGCGACGATGCACTCACGGTACCGATGCTCGCTGTCGGTGCCACAGGCTGTATCAGCGTTGCCGCGAACGTCGAACCCGAACGGGTTCGGAGGATGGTACACTCAGCACTCGATGGCGAGTATGATCGTGCGCGCGACTTCCACCACGAACTCGGCCCGCTGTTTCGTGCGCTGTTTCTCGAAACGAATCCCATCCCGGTCATCGCAGCGATGGGCATCAGAGGACACGCTCCCGAGCGGTTGCGAGCGCCGTTGTCACCGCTCGGTTCCGAAAACCGCGAACAGCTGACGGCTGTCCTTTCGGCTCTCGAATCGAGCTCGGCTGAAATTGAACACCAACCATGA